The Cydia strobilella chromosome 5, ilCydStro3.1, whole genome shotgun sequence region cattgaatttacctattttggaaaaaaagtccagtgAATCACTACAGATACTATTTTGACTAAGAATGGAAGACGTTTTGCAATAcctaactcaaaaacggcttattTTTAAAAGCTACAGGGGggctcatatttttattttattttgaagcgATTATTTGcgaaaatataaactttatcaaaaaatggttaTTAAAGCCCCATATTTGTTTTGAATGACCTATCAAACGACCCCCCACAAAAAAAGGAAGTGAAAAAAATCCATCCTCATTTTAAGTGTAAGGGAggcagagttagaccaagataagtcagtaacgattttgatagcaaacgcagtgctagtgttatttatacgtcatgtTTCCTAGAAGTTtgacgtctgtctgtctgtcaccaggctgtatcttatgaaccgcgcgtgcgtgcgtgtgtgtgtgtgtgtgtgtgtgtgtgtgtgtgtgtgtgtgtgtgtgtgtgtgtgtgtgtgtgtgtgtgtgtgtgtgtgtgtgtgtgtgtgtgtgtgtgtgtgtgtgtgtgtgtgtgtgtgcgtgtgtgtgtgtgtgtgtgtgtgtgtgtgtgtgtgtgtgtgagagagagatgatgtatttctgttgccgcttatACAACAAtcactaaaagcagaataaagtaaatatttttgtggGGCTCCCGtatcgtgatttttttgccgttttttgcgtaatggtacggtacgCTTCGTTCGcaagtccgagtcgcacttggccggttttttttctcgtttatatttatcgtttattattttaccactttgtcggactgattgatttatatatagatattgattgagaggggccgaatattcggtattcgaccaaaaccactattcggggcatctctacttattattacatcagGTTAAATAAAATAGTGGTGCTTTACTAACCTTTGTCTTTGTCCCCTGGTCTAGCACACTGAAATTAAAATAggaaataaacatattattaaacTTCTTACATGCATTACTTATACTCGTACAACAATTCACATCACACATCTGCGCAGAcataaatgtcataattaaacatattaataacgggtcactcacgtattttaagtcgaaaaacgctcgacatgtttcactccgtaccgataCACGTGCGGTAacgtcattcttcactcgtcccgagtcttgccagaTATCTCGGCAAGCATTAATttacatgtcgagcgtttttcgagttaaaatacgtgagtgacccgttattaatatgtttaatatgtctgtgtctcacggaagttttttattaaaatgtcataATTCTGCAGATCATACCCAAGTAGCAAattgacgtcagcgacgtcataatgacgtaataatgacgtcattatgacgccgtaaagacgtcactgacgtcataatgacgtataaatgctacctgggtacttTTATATCATGCCACTTGCTTTATtatatgtctgtttgttgataTTGTATGTCTAAACAGGTAAAACTACATCACGTCATTTTATCGTGTATAAATATCCATTATGCGACGAAATGTTATTGtcgaatttaatataattttactttCGCTTTTCCGCTCTTTGAAGTAGAATGAAAGTTGCTGGTGTTTCGTCATTATTTTTCTTGAGCAGGAAAGCCGCCTTAAGGAGCCTGCATTGCAGATTATAGACTGAATTATGGAAGAATAGTGTAACATTTTGAAAaggaaatattgaaataaatgacGGGTTATTCCCACctgttaccaccaagttgttaccactggtaacagcTGAGATTATTTTTTCTCAGtagaatgcagttttgtttcttttcgaaaataaaggaatgtttaTTTAAAGTGAAATTTGCTATCTCCATTGTTTAgagtactttccctccaggtaTGTATTAGAAAATTCCATCCTGTATGTATTGTTAAACTGATTTGTGTAGAATTAATTCACTCTTCTACCGATAAACTATTATAAATAGATTGATAATGAATAAATGGTTATTCAATTTTAGAGCAGTTTACTGAATCTGCTGTCGACGGGAAAAAGAAcccacttataaaaaaataagtaacccACACTAGTAACCCAAAAAGATGGTGGTAATAGCTGGGATTTTTTTCGCAGGCGTTACTACTGGAAACAGGTGAAAAAAAATCTCAGTTGTTACCACTAtaaacaacttggtggtaaatGAGAAAGCGGACGAGCTAGCGAGGATAGGAGCGGAGACGGAatatataggtccggaaccggcTCTGCCTATGTCAGCGGATGTCACAAAGGGAGTCATCGAGAAGGTAAAAGAGATGGAAGCACAGAGAGAATGGGTAGAAgaaactggatgcagacagtcgaagatgatgattaaaggGATAGACCACAGGAGAACCAGGTATCTCTTGAAACTAGGTAAGAGCAGTTTGAGACTGTTAACAGGTATTATTACAGGTCATAATACTCTCAATAGACACCTTAAGATAATGAGAATCAGTGCAGACGCCTCCTGTCCACACTGTGGTAGGGAGGAAACTAGCTTGCACTTACTAGCAGAATGTACTATGTACGCGGCACCGCGTTATAATACATTTGGTAGAGACATACTAGAAGAAAACGAACTAAAGGAtatcgaacttaaagatgtccttctgttctgcaggaaaacaagaagactTAGGAGAATGGTGTGGGAATGCCaccgggacagtaacctgcagctccaactacagggaattgggctgaatgaacgcgacatgtgatcgacagcccgcctgcttccggccgggcgtccctacactacatctacatcaaCAACTAGTGGGAATAGCTCAAAATGACACTTACAATTTGTGCTACCAGGAGGCCAAGgattaaaacacaaaatatttttctcatGATGCCGAGGAGAGCAACGACCAAATTTCGCTGTTTCTGATCGAACACTAAATTCCAAATTCTTAGGAAACAACAAGTTGGTAGGTGGTTACTGCCACTTGTACAAATAACATGCGCACATTGACTGTTTTAACAGGTATTTGTGTCATTACCTATAATTTATTACCGTCTGAACTATTTTTCTATGGACTGAAGTCTGAACTATATACTTGATGGCCAATGCTTAAATACTATaagaacaaatataaaatataggataagagggtcttagtaatagagttcaGAATACAGGTTAGTTTAGTTAGTAGTATATTTGTTTCTGTcatcaaacaaacaaaaattgtaATCTTGTCTTGTATTATTCTAAACTGAAAATTGTATTTgaattgttattgtaattgtacctattgaacaaattaaattactatcttgaagaaaaatattttaatgtgtttgtgtttagggttccgtacccaaagggtaacaacgggaccctaatactaagactccgctgtccgtctgtccttctgtccgtccgtctgtcaccaggctgtatctcatgaaccgtgatagctagacagttggaattttcacagatgatgtatttctgttgccgctataacaacaaatactaaaaacagaatattataaatatttaaatggggctcccatacaacaaacgtgatttttttgctgtctttttccgtacggaacccttcgtgcgcgagtccgactcgcacttggccggtttttatttcgtttataatttaaatatgtacacTAAAAAATCCATAGGTAgctattttttaatatacaatTCAAttgtacattacgatacaagtgcgaaaaataggaaactcgtgtcgatttaaaacattcccttcggtcgtgttttaaattaTCGCCACgcgttatattattaataatataacgaTTGGCGATATATTATTACGCCActcattatattattaatatttcgttATCAAGAGAGAGACCctttttttcttccgaaatgtcaTTCATGTTTATAACTCTAATAActtgtaattataacaattcagtTGTTCCTCGTAACTCTTCCAGTTTCCACCACAAAAATTTTCTAAACTCATAATAGGTGTTTCTGGTTTTTTCGTATTCTCgaagcaattttcgtaagtCGACGATACTCGGATTTGAGCCTGGCGATGATCGTAATTGTTTTACGAGTTGCGATAATGTATCCTTTGTTAATTCTTGTATGACcacttgcaatttttattttaaattcctctAGTAGTGACATTATTTATAGATCTCTTCTAAGCCTGTTGTTTGTAACGGACGAGcaactacggaactctaaagCATAGAATTGTACAAACGAATCTGTTATTATCTGATAGGGAAGTGACTGCTCATGGGAATTCAAGCCACTTTCAATAATTACGGTTTTAAATGTTGTATACCAAGTCGAGCAATATTTATTACTGTACGTAGAAATCAGGAAGCTTGCCTTATAAGCGGTTGTTTAAATAGGTACGTAGACAGCACGTTCTTACTTACATAGTTAatagtacatatatatatatacataataggtGAAACTTGTCTAATTCGTACTCGTACCCCTTAAGTAAAATGCTAATTatctaaaaatatatgataaataAGAAAAGAACATTTAGTTGATgtttcaagaaaaaaatatgctcgaatagatggcgccatacctttggcctatactcgtagATGGcgtcaccgtttgatatttaacaattttaacacatatcagggAAAAACATGGATCAAAGACATATGCCgttctgaaaataataataaaaaataaaactatccaTATCAGTACTATGTAGctacttacatacattttttgatatttttatacatttttattttgagttttaatcatgtgtcgatagatggcagtaaatttactgtgactacaaaatgtaATATGTCAATAtccctctatacactctattctctttgctgTAATGAAAATAATCCAATCTCTAAAACTTATCATTTAAATGAATGAGATTTTTGTAGATTGGATCATTTTCCCTAAATGACGTCCACTGCTATGGAGTAATTACTTATAGTGCTGTTATAAACTACTTATGAATAACTATATAATTACCATTATGTTGCAGATCCAACCTTACAAGCATTAGGGCATCATATTTCTTGAATATCAAACCACGTTAAACATACTTAATATGGAAGAAAGAGCAAGAAAGGAACTCACAAACgagtacattaaaaaaattaagatttattcgATAATTCTGGGTGCATTCAACAGATTTGATGTTAAAGACGGTCAGATTGTCAGCATTTCAAGATTCTCGCAATTGCGTTCATTATTAGCGATGATAACTGTTTCTCTCGCTGCATACATACTTATTCTCCAAACATCTATCAAGAACAATTATTTAATCTTGCCAGAATTTATCGCAGTAATTGAACTCGTGGTACTGAATGTTGTAGTACTGCTGAATATTCATATTTTCAACAGACATTCCGGAGCAAAGCTATTCAAACACTTAATAGAGATAGATTTATTCTTAGGAGTATCCCAAACAAAAGTTATGAGAGATATTGTAACTAAAGACATACTAATTTGGTCTAGCAGTATAGCAGCAATTGAGTTTGTGATAATCGCAATCCTGATCACagcattttataataaaataccgaTGTACATTTACTTCGTCGGCATAGTTTACTTCCAACTACTGTTCAGTATCTGTTACGATCATGTGATTCAGGTGTGTTTATATAAATTTCTATGTCTGAGACTCCACTACTTGAACGTCGGATTAGTGAAAATAGCTAACTTATATACAGAGTATTTAATAGAGCAACTGATATCGTATCCGTTTCATTGGAAGAAAGAATATGATAATAATGTAGACTTATCGAGGAAAGATacgaaatattttactgaaagtCTCAAGATGGTTGATGCTCAGGTGCGCCGCGTGCAGCACAGCTACAGGTTTACGGTAAGTTCCATTGGGTGTATACCCATTTGCCCCGCCTCACATGCGCGCCGCCATAGcgccatacatgaggcgggAACAGATGGGAATGATTCATATGAATATACTCTGTGCCCgccggggacaaatgggaacaCACCATTCCATTgcattaaatattcatccccccTCTCCCTGTGACCATGGGCCATGGCCTACGAAGTACCTTACTagttaaaactttttttcaaaATGCCTTAGTTAAAACTGCGTGTTTttagtcaaaatttaaaattatacggaCTAGACGAAGTACTCAGTCATATTTTTTCACGCCTCTTATATAAACACAATGTACGCACTTActttattttcagatttttgcgtGTTTGACATTACCTTTGGTAATTGGAACATTTTTGGCTGTTCAGACGGTTATTATATTCATTAAGGATAAGGTAAGAGTTGAAAGTCACATTAAGTATTACACGTTTAATAGGTATTGATATTAGTATTTTTACTTATCGGGTAGTAAACGAATACTTAACatttgtttaattgtttttcatgattgaaaaaaaataattgaattttcGGGTCTCGGCTTTAGACTTGATCCTCTTTAGTTTCCACTAGTACCCAGCCCAGACGTTATTGACGTGAACGTGATAGAACAATCATCAgtagggttggccggtcgaagtattttacagatggcgccaacataggttttcctgtcaatcTCTAGGAGTGGGTCAAAttcttgtgttttttttttaattttatacccTAGAACATCTCATAGTACAAAACTACAgtcaggtaaaacctatgctggcgccatctatgcaaagctttgacagttgccaaccccatttagtttagatatttattatttcaccGGTTTTGGAATAAAGTTTACTGCCATTTACGATTGTTATGTGTATTTTAGGATATACCCGTGATACGAACGTTTTCCCTGGCGGGCTGGTCCTTTGCCTGCTGGTCCATATACATCGGAATAGCTCAGCAAACGGATAAATTGAACGTGCAAATGCAGCGTACCAAACTTATATGCACTTATATTCAACTAACACCTAATAATTCTGGTACGTATGTAAACCCCTATAATATACTTGGCACCAATAATGAAACGTTTACCACAAATCCTGtaacataagtacctactttaataacaataataataacgggcggttctacaaggccctcatgggacccgatgtagacctgctcgcgtcggtgaactggtgacgattcggggacctcttcggagaaaccgagggttttgcctgtgcaattgcggacgaagttatgatgacgaacaactatcggaaatatatcctgaaggacggtacgatcg contains the following coding sequences:
- the LOC134741805 gene encoding uncharacterized protein LOC134741805, encoding MYIYFVGIVYFQLLFSICYDHVIQVCLYKFLCLRLHYLNVGLVKIANLYTEYLIEQLISYPFHWKKEYDNNVDLSRKDTKYFTESLKMVDAQVRRVQHSYRFTDIPVIRTFSLAGWSFACWSIYIGIAQQTDKLNVQMQRTKLICTYIQLTPNNSDELFSLSRSILDTLAVSDCRISIYNLFYFNQRLLRSIATSVFVYITMQLQLAFPKRNSPNKRDI